A window from Rhodothermus bifroesti encodes these proteins:
- a CDS encoding glycoside hydrolase family 3 N-terminal domain-containing protein, with translation MEQRKICLTLGSIALGLCLLSSVGWAQDRPLYLDPSLPIEVRVEDLLRRMTLEEKVAQMLSMWQTKRLIVDDQRRFDPSRAPEWFKLGIGRIERPSEYFASAREAAEFTNAIQRWVKENTRLGIPVLFHEEALHGIQAAGATSYPQAIALASTWNPELVEQVYARIAREVRARGVHQVLTPVVDVGRDPRWGRIEETFGEDPFLVGEMGKAAVWGLQGRRLPLGRDRVIATLKHMAGHGQPESGINVAPVFFGERHLREVFLYPFREAIEKAGALSVMASYNEIDGIPSHANVWMLRRVLREEWGFQGTIVSDWFALRQLITKHRVAVDEAEAARRALEATVDIELPDFDVYPVLLELVRRGAVPEQAIDAAVRRLLWAKFAVGLFDGEVYVDPAEAERVNASAEDRALALEAARQAMILLKNDGLLPLDAGRLRRVAVIGPHAGEVLLGGYSGRPRFTVSILEGIRERLRGQAEVAYAEGVRITEDSVFTREAQPHLGGERAYPRWVADTVVWADPEANQKRIEEAVALARTSDVVILVVGGNEQTSREAWALDHRGDRMSLRLPGDQEKLVQAVSEVGVPVVMVVIGGQPYVITDLVNRVGAILWGWYLGQETGRAVAEVLFGDYNPAGRLPITLPRHEGQLPVYYSYKPSKELDYVDGEASPLFPFGYGLSYTRFAYRSVRVEPDRVGGCGTVRVLVEVENVGDRPGDEVVQVYVRDPVSSVTRPVKELRGFRRVHLGVGERKSVTFVLDGEAFAFYGLEMHRVVEAGKLEVLVGGNSEDLISVPLEITSPCDLGP, from the coding sequence ATGGAACAGCGAAAGATCTGCTTGACCCTTGGGAGCATAGCGCTCGGACTCTGCCTTTTAAGCTCGGTGGGATGGGCTCAGGACCGGCCGTTGTATTTGGATCCATCGTTGCCGATCGAGGTGCGTGTGGAGGATCTGCTGCGCCGGATGACGTTGGAGGAAAAGGTGGCGCAGATGCTGAGCATGTGGCAGACGAAGCGGCTGATTGTGGACGATCAGCGCCGTTTTGATCCGAGCCGAGCTCCGGAGTGGTTCAAGCTGGGCATTGGACGGATCGAGCGGCCAAGCGAGTATTTTGCATCGGCGCGGGAAGCGGCCGAGTTTACCAACGCCATTCAGCGCTGGGTCAAAGAAAACACCCGCTTGGGCATCCCCGTGCTTTTCCATGAAGAAGCACTGCATGGCATTCAGGCTGCTGGAGCGACCAGCTATCCGCAGGCGATTGCGTTGGCAAGCACCTGGAATCCGGAGCTAGTAGAGCAGGTGTATGCGCGCATCGCGCGTGAAGTTCGGGCACGAGGAGTGCATCAGGTGTTAACACCCGTGGTGGACGTGGGTCGAGATCCGCGTTGGGGTCGGATCGAGGAGACGTTTGGGGAGGATCCTTTTTTGGTGGGGGAAATGGGGAAGGCGGCGGTTTGGGGTTTGCAGGGGCGCCGGTTGCCCTTAGGCCGGGATCGGGTGATCGCGACGCTCAAGCACATGGCGGGCCATGGTCAGCCAGAGAGCGGAATTAACGTAGCGCCGGTGTTTTTTGGAGAGCGCCATTTGCGAGAGGTGTTTTTGTATCCGTTCCGAGAGGCCATAGAGAAGGCTGGGGCGCTAAGCGTGATGGCCTCCTACAATGAGATAGACGGGATTCCTTCGCATGCGAACGTGTGGATGTTGCGGCGGGTGTTGCGCGAAGAGTGGGGCTTCCAGGGTACCATTGTCTCTGATTGGTTTGCCCTTCGGCAGCTTATAACGAAGCACCGCGTTGCAGTCGACGAAGCCGAGGCCGCACGCCGCGCACTTGAGGCTACGGTAGATATTGAATTGCCGGATTTCGACGTATATCCGGTGCTGCTGGAACTGGTGCGTCGAGGTGCTGTGCCTGAGCAAGCAATCGATGCCGCGGTACGCCGGTTGTTGTGGGCCAAGTTTGCCGTGGGCCTGTTTGATGGGGAGGTCTATGTGGATCCCGCAGAAGCAGAACGGGTGAATGCCTCAGCAGAGGACCGAGCATTGGCACTAGAGGCTGCTCGGCAGGCGATGATTTTGTTGAAAAACGATGGGCTACTGCCGCTGGATGCAGGCCGGTTGCGTCGGGTAGCGGTGATTGGTCCACATGCGGGGGAGGTGTTGTTGGGTGGGTATTCGGGCCGACCGCGCTTTACCGTGAGCATTTTGGAAGGGATTCGGGAACGGTTGCGTGGCCAAGCAGAGGTAGCCTATGCGGAGGGCGTGCGCATCACAGAAGACTCAGTTTTTACCCGTGAAGCGCAGCCCCATCTCGGTGGCGAGCGGGCCTATCCCCGCTGGGTAGCCGATACAGTGGTTTGGGCTGATCCAGAAGCGAACCAAAAGCGCATTGAAGAAGCCGTTGCCCTAGCCCGGACCAGCGATGTGGTCATTTTGGTAGTTGGAGGCAATGAGCAAACCTCGCGTGAGGCTTGGGCCCTCGATCACCGCGGGGATCGGATGTCGTTGCGCTTACCTGGAGATCAGGAAAAGTTGGTACAAGCGGTGTCGGAGGTGGGGGTCCCTGTGGTGATGGTAGTGATCGGGGGACAGCCGTACGTAATTACGGATTTGGTGAACCGCGTAGGAGCGATTCTCTGGGGATGGTATTTAGGTCAGGAGACGGGCCGTGCCGTTGCAGAGGTGTTGTTTGGGGATTACAATCCTGCAGGACGGTTGCCCATTACACTGCCGCGTCATGAGGGACAGTTACCTGTGTATTACAGTTACAAGCCGAGCAAGGAGCTGGATTATGTGGACGGGGAAGCGAGCCCGTTGTTTCCTTTTGGGTATGGCTTGTCGTACACGCGTTTTGCCTACCGATCGGTTCGTGTAGAGCCCGATCGGGTTGGGGGATGCGGGACGGTTCGGGTGCTCGTCGAAGTGGAGAATGTAGGCGATCGGCCAGGAGACGAGGTCGTTCAGGTGTACGTTCGCGACCCGGTGAGCTCGGTGACACGCCCCGTAAAAGAGCTTCGGGGGTTCCGCCGGGTGCATTTAGGCGTTGGGGAGCGCAAAAGCGTAACGTTTGTGTTGGATGGGGAGGCATTTGCGTTTTACGGATTAGAGATGCATCGGGTGGTAGAAGCGGGCAAGCTGGAAGTGTTGGTCGGGGGGAATTCGGAGGATCTGATCAGCGTGCCCCTTGAAATCACCTCCCCCTGCGATTTGGGGCCCTAA